AAACATTGCAAGTTCCGATATTTAGTTTGGTGAAAACTCCATTAGCACAGTTGTACCGATGTGGCAAGTCAACCGGATTGGTGATAGATATAGGATCCAGTGTAACCAGTGTGACACCAATCTTGGATGGGGTTATTCAGCTGAAATGTTCCTACCATTCAAAATATGCAGGCGATTTTGTGAATTTACATGTTTTAAACTATTTGGAGAGTAAAACTGCAATTAATAGCTTGCTCCCATCCAAATTTGCCAACTCATCCGAATCATTTAAGCAATACTATATAAGCCGCAACATCTTGCAAGAGTATAAAAACTTGTCTTTGAACTatcaaattaaagattACCAATTGTATAATCATGAATTCATCAATGTCTCGGACCAACAGAATTATTTAGAAAATTTGTTTGACCCAACTTTGAACAAACTACCAAATATTCACATTCCAGAGCCAAGCATAGATAAGCCAGGTTCCCATGGTTTGACCAATTTGGTGTTTTTGGCATTGAAGAATTTAGAGTCTACATTGTTGCCTCAAAATACCAACGACAATACATCACAAAATAGATATCAGAAGttcattgaaattttca
This genomic stretch from Candida albicans SC5314 chromosome 1, complete sequence harbors:
- a CDS encoding uncharacterized protein (Putative DNA translocase; Spider biofilm repressed); translation: MENNSEQQVMKLLDDGLIYDFDNIVYNWQYVFDNVDNNNPINSSEFPLVVTEQPWNTSKNKVNSCQVAFETLQVPIFSLVKTPLAQLYRCGKSTGLVIDIGSSVTSVTPILDGVIQSKCSYHSKYAGDFVNLHVLNYLESKTAINSLLPSKFANSSESFKQYYISRNILQEYKNLSLNYQIKDYQLYNHEFINVSDQQNYLENLFDPTLNKLPNIHIPEPSIDKPGSHGLTNLVFLALKNLESTLLPQNTNDNTSQNRYQKFIEIFKLLLSNVLITGGTSAANGLPDHIINDLRALTQKYFPNYPFSYAVQQIRPSNTENAEIWDRQFGAWFGACNLASMLNDNDEKSNSAKIALDNWFITKADYEELGEDLVAEKFK